In Chitinivorax sp. PXF-14, one genomic interval encodes:
- the ftsX gene encoding permease-like cell division protein FtsX: protein MIWVHQQVSALSQAVRNMLKAPFTTLLNVVVIGIVLCLPLTLYTALLNLEQLAGKLPEQNQITIYLKTSSNNTDLANLQRKYGQVAGIAKIEAIPRLKAVEHMQRQGLGEVLAALPDNPLPDALQITPATADSTVLDKLVAQLKAEPMVEQLRFDAEWARRLESVLQFGGNIALLLSIALGTALVVVTGNAIRMQVLQRREEVEITKLIGGTNQFIRRPFIYFGLIQGLLGGLCACALLALVVYQLSPAVNSLAHSYGSNFTVHLPALTALLGGIALAGALCWLGSLLAVNRFLGQLKTR from the coding sequence GTGATCTGGGTTCATCAACAGGTATCGGCGCTCTCCCAAGCCGTCCGCAACATGCTCAAGGCGCCCTTCACGACACTGCTCAACGTCGTGGTAATCGGCATCGTGCTGTGCTTGCCGCTCACGCTGTACACGGCGCTGCTCAATCTGGAGCAGCTTGCCGGCAAGCTGCCCGAGCAGAACCAGATTACGATCTACCTGAAAACATCGAGCAACAATACCGACCTCGCCAATTTGCAGAGAAAATACGGGCAGGTAGCCGGCATCGCCAAGATCGAAGCCATTCCCCGCCTCAAGGCCGTGGAACACATGCAGCGGCAAGGGCTAGGAGAAGTACTGGCGGCGCTGCCGGACAACCCGCTGCCCGACGCCCTGCAGATCACCCCAGCCACAGCCGACAGCACGGTCTTGGACAAGCTCGTTGCGCAGCTCAAGGCAGAGCCGATGGTCGAGCAATTGCGCTTCGATGCGGAGTGGGCTCGCCGGCTCGAGAGTGTGTTGCAGTTTGGCGGCAACATCGCGCTTCTACTCTCGATTGCGCTGGGCACGGCGCTCGTCGTGGTAACTGGCAACGCCATCCGCATGCAGGTGCTGCAACGGCGCGAGGAGGTGGAAATCACCAAGCTGATTGGTGGCACCAACCAGTTCATCCGCCGCCCCTTCATCTATTTCGGCCTGATCCAGGGCCTGCTGGGCGGCCTGTGCGCCTGCGCCCTGCTGGCCCTGGTGGTTTACCAGCTCAGCCCGGCCGTCAACAGCCTTGCTCACAGCTATGGCAGCAACTTTACCGTGCACCTGCCGGCCCTCACCGCCCTGCTAGGCGGCATTGCTCTGGCCGGTGCGCTGTGCTGGCTCGGCTCACTGCTGGCGGTCAATCGCTTCCTCGGACAGCTGAAGACCCGCTAA
- the rimM gene encoding ribosome maturation factor RimM (Essential for efficient processing of 16S rRNA), which yields MSADEIVTMGYIGAPFGVRGWVHVYADTEHPDSLLDYPVWYLGKAGQWNAYRVEASELHTKSIVAKLEGVADRDIAAHLRNCQVGVPRNELPEPSEGEYYWSDLVGLEVSNVAGESLGKVVELLQTGANDVLVVHDGQTERLLPFVASVVLAVDMPARRIQVDWGLDY from the coding sequence GTGTCTGCCGACGAAATTGTAACGATGGGGTACATCGGTGCCCCATTTGGCGTGCGTGGCTGGGTCCATGTCTATGCGGACACGGAGCACCCGGACAGCCTGCTCGACTATCCCGTGTGGTATTTGGGGAAGGCGGGGCAATGGAACGCATACCGGGTCGAAGCGTCCGAGCTGCACACGAAGAGCATCGTCGCCAAGCTGGAAGGTGTGGCTGATCGAGATATCGCTGCCCACCTGCGCAATTGCCAGGTTGGTGTGCCGCGCAATGAGCTGCCGGAACCAAGCGAAGGTGAGTACTACTGGTCCGATCTGGTCGGGTTGGAGGTAAGCAACGTCGCTGGTGAATCGTTGGGCAAGGTCGTCGAGCTGTTGCAGACGGGCGCCAACGACGTATTGGTGGTGCATGATGGCCAAACGGAACGGTTATTGCCCTTCGTGGCGAGTGTCGTTCTGGCGGTAGATATGCCTGCTCGTCGCATTCAGGTCGACTGGGGGCTGGACTACTGA
- the clpA gene encoding ATP-dependent Clp protease ATP-binding subunit ClpA — translation MIAQELEVTLHMAFMDARQKRHEFITVEHLLLAMLDNPTAAEVLRACAVNMDDLKKSLTDFINEHTPIVSGSDEVDTQPTLGFQRVIQRAILHVQSSGKKEVNGANVLVAIFGEKDSHAVFFLHQQGVTRLDVVNYISHGITKTSSGSASTPPSHSKPESEQESEQESTGSGALENYTQNLNVMAANGKIDPLIGRDSELERVIQVLCRRRKNNPLLVGEAGVGKTAIAEGLAKRIVEEDVPDVLARSTVYSLDMGALLAGTKYRGDFEQRLKAVIKQLTADPHAILFIDEIHTLVGAGAASGGTLDASNLLKPALSNGSLRCIGATTYNEFRGVFEKDHALSRRFQKIDVNEPTVDQTVEILRGLKSRFEDHHGVKYTQAALTTAAELSARFINDRHLPDKAIDVIDEAGAAQRILPKSKQKRTIGKGEIEEIIAKIARIPPKNVSSDDRNSLKTLDRDLKNVVFGQDKAIDALASAIKMARSGLGNPQKPIGNFLFSGPTGVGKTEAARQLAYILGIELIRFDMSEYMERHAVSRLIGAPPGYVGFEQGGLLTEQITKHPYAVLLLDEIEKAHPDIFNVLLQVMDHGTLTDNNGRKADFRNVIIIMTTNAGADSLSKPSIGFTSSKQAGDEMQDIKRLFSPEFRNRLDATIAFNALDEEVILRVVDKFLLQLEAQLHEKKVDIHFSDALRHHLAKTGFDPVMGARPMSRLIQDTIRKALADELLFGRLASGGQVTVDVTADGEIRLDIQSTSDIESVTSS, via the coding sequence ATGATCGCCCAAGAGTTGGAAGTGACACTGCACATGGCATTCATGGATGCCAGGCAAAAGCGCCATGAGTTCATCACGGTCGAGCATCTATTACTCGCCATGCTGGATAACCCGACGGCGGCCGAGGTGCTGCGCGCCTGCGCCGTCAACATGGATGACCTGAAGAAAAGCCTCACCGATTTCATCAATGAGCATACGCCCATCGTTTCCGGCAGTGACGAGGTCGACACACAACCGACACTGGGTTTCCAACGCGTCATTCAGCGCGCGATCCTGCATGTCCAATCGTCAGGAAAGAAAGAGGTCAACGGGGCCAACGTCCTGGTTGCGATCTTTGGGGAAAAGGATTCCCACGCGGTGTTCTTCCTGCACCAGCAGGGCGTGACCCGCCTCGATGTGGTGAACTACATCTCGCACGGCATCACCAAGACCAGCTCCGGCTCCGCCTCGACACCACCGTCTCATAGCAAACCCGAGAGCGAGCAGGAAAGCGAGCAAGAGAGCACAGGCTCCGGCGCGCTGGAAAACTACACGCAAAACCTCAACGTGATGGCAGCCAACGGCAAGATCGACCCACTGATTGGCCGCGACAGCGAGCTCGAGCGCGTGATTCAGGTCCTGTGCCGTCGCCGCAAGAACAACCCGCTGTTGGTAGGCGAAGCTGGCGTGGGCAAGACAGCCATCGCCGAGGGTCTGGCCAAACGTATCGTCGAGGAAGACGTACCCGACGTGTTGGCGCGCTCTACCGTCTATTCGCTCGACATGGGAGCACTGCTTGCCGGCACAAAATACCGAGGCGACTTCGAGCAGCGGCTCAAGGCGGTCATCAAGCAGCTGACGGCCGATCCGCACGCGATCCTGTTCATCGACGAAATCCATACCCTGGTTGGCGCCGGCGCAGCATCCGGCGGTACGCTGGATGCATCCAATCTGCTCAAGCCTGCACTGTCGAACGGCTCGCTGCGTTGCATTGGTGCCACGACCTATAACGAGTTCCGTGGCGTCTTCGAGAAGGATCATGCGCTGTCTCGCCGCTTCCAGAAAATCGACGTCAACGAGCCAACCGTCGACCAGACGGTGGAAATCTTGCGTGGGCTTAAGTCGCGCTTTGAAGACCACCATGGCGTCAAATACACGCAAGCGGCGTTGACGACGGCAGCGGAGCTGTCCGCGCGCTTTATCAACGACCGCCATTTGCCGGACAAGGCGATCGACGTGATCGACGAAGCCGGCGCGGCTCAGCGCATCCTGCCGAAGTCCAAGCAGAAGCGAACCATTGGCAAGGGCGAGATTGAGGAGATTATCGCCAAGATTGCGCGCATCCCGCCGAAGAATGTATCGAGCGACGACCGCAACTCGCTGAAGACACTCGACCGCGACCTCAAGAATGTCGTCTTCGGGCAGGACAAGGCAATCGATGCGCTGGCGTCCGCCATCAAGATGGCCCGCTCCGGTTTGGGCAACCCGCAAAAACCGATCGGCAACTTCCTGTTTAGCGGCCCGACCGGTGTCGGCAAGACAGAGGCCGCCCGCCAGCTGGCCTATATTCTGGGTATCGAGTTGATCCGCTTCGACATGTCGGAGTACATGGAGCGGCACGCAGTCAGCCGATTGATCGGCGCGCCCCCCGGCTACGTTGGTTTTGAGCAGGGCGGCCTGCTGACCGAGCAGATCACCAAGCATCCCTATGCGGTGTTGTTGCTTGACGAGATCGAAAAGGCGCATCCGGACATCTTCAATGTGCTGCTGCAGGTGATGGACCATGGCACGCTGACCGATAACAATGGCCGGAAGGCCGACTTCCGCAATGTGATCATCATCATGACCACCAATGCGGGTGCCGATTCGTTGAGCAAGCCGTCGATCGGCTTCACGAGCAGCAAGCAGGCAGGTGACGAGATGCAGGACATCAAGCGCCTGTTCTCACCCGAGTTCCGCAACCGCCTGGATGCGACAATTGCCTTCAACGCGCTGGATGAAGAAGTCATCCTGCGCGTCGTGGACAAGTTCCTGCTGCAACTCGAAGCCCAGTTGCACGAGAAGAAGGTCGATATCCACTTCTCGGATGCCCTACGCCACCATCTGGCGAAGACGGGCTTCGACCCGGTGATGGGCGCACGGCCAATGTCCAGGCTGATTCAGGACACCATCCGCAAGGCACTGGCGGACGAACTGCTGTTCGGGCGTCTGGCCAGCGGCGGTCAGGTGACGGTAGATGTGACTGCCGATGGAGAGATCAGGCTCGATATCCAATCCACATCCGACATTGAGTCCGTCACGAGCAGCTGA
- the trmD gene encoding tRNA (guanosine(37)-N1)-methyltransferase TrmD — MQFDVVTLFAPMFDAITLHGISRRAHERKLYSLHCWNPRDFATDNYRTVDDRPYGGGPGMVMLPEPLELAIDAAKTRQHEAGVAVPKVVYLSPQGRLLDHELVMQLKSEPGLVLLAGRYEGIDERVIQRQVDVELSIGDYVLSGGELGAMVLIDAIVRQLPGALNDAGSAEQDSFVNGLLDCPHYTRPEEYRGVRVPDVLLSGNHALINRWRLKQALGRTWLRRADLLAKHQLTKEESRLLAEYQKEQDSTKPE; from the coding sequence ATGCAGTTCGATGTCGTGACGCTGTTTGCGCCGATGTTCGACGCCATCACACTGCACGGCATCAGCCGTCGTGCTCACGAGCGCAAGCTGTATTCGCTGCATTGTTGGAACCCTCGCGACTTCGCGACCGACAATTATCGGACGGTTGATGATCGCCCCTATGGTGGCGGGCCTGGCATGGTCATGTTGCCCGAGCCGCTGGAGCTGGCGATTGATGCAGCCAAGACTCGGCAGCACGAGGCTGGCGTGGCGGTGCCCAAGGTGGTGTACCTGTCGCCGCAAGGCCGCTTGCTTGACCACGAATTGGTCATGCAGCTCAAGAGTGAGCCGGGGCTGGTCCTGCTTGCTGGCCGCTACGAGGGAATCGACGAGCGCGTGATACAGCGTCAGGTCGATGTGGAACTCTCGATCGGTGACTATGTCCTGTCCGGCGGCGAGCTGGGAGCAATGGTGCTGATCGATGCGATCGTGCGTCAATTGCCCGGCGCATTGAATGATGCGGGTTCGGCGGAGCAGGACTCCTTCGTCAACGGCCTGCTGGATTGCCCTCATTACACTCGGCCCGAGGAATACCGGGGTGTGCGTGTGCCGGACGTGCTGTTGTCCGGTAATCATGCCCTGATCAACCGCTGGCGGTTGAAACAAGCGCTTGGCCGCACCTGGTTGCGGCGGGCGGATTTGCTGGCTAAACACCAGCTGACAAAAGAGGAATCTCGGCTTCTGGCGGAGTACCAGAAGGAACAAGATTCCACAAAACCGGAGTAA
- a CDS encoding methylated-DNA--[protein]-cysteine S-methyltransferase, translating to MKTTIKPYDAIHHLPCTALGIVTGSQGVLAIDFLPVSVPPRPALTDLAELVCAQLDAYVADPRFRFELPLAPAGTEFQRRVWLGISAIPAGTTLSYGELAARLGSVARAVGQACGDNPIPIVVPCHRVLSSSGWGGFNHQSGAEMLSIKQWLLWHEGLTGFSRSLL from the coding sequence TTGAAAACCACAATCAAGCCATATGATGCGATCCATCATTTACCCTGCACGGCCCTCGGTATTGTGACGGGTAGCCAGGGCGTGCTTGCAATCGACTTTCTCCCGGTCTCCGTGCCGCCGAGACCGGCCTTGACGGATCTGGCCGAGCTCGTTTGTGCTCAGCTCGATGCCTATGTGGCGGATCCTCGCTTTCGTTTCGAGCTGCCGCTCGCACCAGCCGGAACCGAGTTCCAGCGTCGTGTCTGGCTCGGGATATCTGCAATTCCAGCGGGGACAACCCTGAGCTACGGTGAACTCGCCGCACGGCTGGGTTCTGTCGCCCGGGCTGTGGGGCAGGCCTGCGGTGACAATCCCATTCCCATCGTCGTACCTTGTCACCGGGTGCTGTCCAGCTCTGGCTGGGGTGGGTTCAATCATCAATCCGGGGCGGAAATGCTCTCGATCAAACAATGGTTGCTGTGGCATGAAGGACTCACTGGATTCTCTCGATCTCTTCTGTGA
- the clpS gene encoding ATP-dependent Clp protease adapter ClpS: protein MSTQFNNESVLSPDKQKLKPPSMYKVVLLNDDYTPMEFVVVVLQQFFHLGREQATRVMLKVHTEGRGICGVYPRDIAATKVDQVLEFARQHHHPLQCVMEEN, encoded by the coding sequence ATGTCTACCCAGTTCAACAACGAGTCAGTACTCTCACCCGACAAACAGAAGCTGAAGCCACCGTCGATGTACAAGGTGGTTCTGCTAAATGACGATTACACACCGATGGAGTTCGTGGTCGTCGTTCTGCAGCAGTTTTTCCATTTGGGTCGTGAACAAGCAACACGTGTGATGCTCAAAGTCCATACCGAGGGGCGCGGGATCTGCGGGGTTTACCCCCGTGATATTGCAGCCACCAAGGTGGACCAGGTTCTTGAGTTCGCACGCCAGCACCACCATCCATTGCAGTGTGTGATGGAGGAAAACTGA
- the ftsE gene encoding cell division ATP-binding protein FtsE yields the protein MIQFSQVVKRYPGGYEALRNISFEIDKGEMVLLSGHSGAGKSTLLKLISGMERPTSGKVVVNGQDVGQLRDGAIPYLRRNFGLIFQDHKLLFDRSVQDNVKLALAITDFSPKDATKRTHAALERVGLLDKAKQNPIHLSGGEQQRLCIARAIVHRPSIVLADEPTGNLDHAYAEDIMDLFESFNQVGVTIVLSTHDEGFLKHRPHRILRLKQGGLSQ from the coding sequence ATGATCCAGTTCAGCCAGGTCGTCAAACGCTATCCCGGCGGTTACGAAGCCCTCAGGAACATCAGCTTCGAGATCGACAAGGGTGAGATGGTGCTGCTGTCCGGCCACTCCGGGGCGGGGAAATCGACACTGCTCAAGCTGATTTCCGGCATGGAGCGCCCCACTTCCGGCAAGGTCGTCGTCAACGGGCAGGATGTCGGGCAACTGCGCGATGGTGCCATTCCCTATTTACGTCGCAACTTCGGCCTGATCTTCCAGGATCACAAGCTACTGTTCGACCGCTCGGTTCAAGATAACGTCAAGCTCGCCCTGGCCATCACCGATTTTTCCCCCAAAGACGCGACCAAGCGGACACATGCCGCGCTGGAGCGAGTCGGCCTGCTCGACAAGGCAAAGCAGAACCCCATCCACCTCTCGGGTGGCGAGCAGCAACGCCTGTGCATCGCCCGCGCGATCGTCCACCGGCCGAGCATCGTGCTGGCGGACGAGCCGACAGGTAACCTGGACCACGCCTACGCCGAGGACATCATGGATCTGTTCGAGTCCTTCAACCAGGTGGGCGTCACCATCGTGCTCTCCACCCATGACGAGGGGTTTCTCAAGCATCGGCCGCATCGCATCCTGCGGCTCAAGCAGGGGGGGCTGAGCCAGTGA
- a CDS encoding DUF475 domain-containing protein, whose product MQALSRYFSGSFLFMVLCLAFCYWLQGWKGVWIGAVLGVMETSLSFDNAVVNATVLRSMDEPWRRRFLTWGMVIAVFGMRVVFPVLIVSVVAHLGPIEVFTMAVNRPDDYAAHLVAAHVEIAAFGGAFLLLVFLKYFVDFEKDVHWIHVLEAPLSKVGRLRMVELALALAVLAIIAGFVPAEEQARFLLAGIWGLVTYIVVDGIGAVFGDEESATEVAKSGLAGFVYLELVDASFSFDGVIGAFALSNNIFIIAAGLGIGAMFVRAMTIFLVDKGTLTQYRYLEHGAFWAIGILAAIMLLSTIVHVPEAVTGGLGAGLIVLALISSILHNQRVRSR is encoded by the coding sequence ATGCAAGCACTCTCACGGTATTTTTCCGGTTCTTTTCTATTCATGGTGCTTTGTCTGGCATTCTGCTATTGGCTGCAGGGCTGGAAGGGGGTGTGGATCGGCGCCGTTCTGGGCGTCATGGAAACCTCTCTGTCATTCGATAACGCAGTGGTCAATGCCACGGTACTGCGCTCCATGGATGAGCCGTGGCGTCGTCGCTTCCTGACCTGGGGCATGGTGATCGCGGTGTTTGGCATGCGCGTGGTATTCCCGGTGCTGATCGTATCCGTTGTCGCTCATCTTGGCCCGATCGAGGTCTTCACCATGGCGGTCAATCGCCCGGATGACTACGCCGCACACCTGGTTGCCGCGCATGTAGAGATTGCGGCGTTTGGCGGGGCCTTTCTGTTGCTGGTTTTCCTCAAGTACTTTGTCGACTTCGAAAAGGATGTGCACTGGATTCACGTGCTCGAGGCACCGTTGTCCAAGGTAGGGCGGTTGCGCATGGTCGAGCTGGCCTTGGCACTGGCCGTACTTGCCATCATCGCTGGTTTTGTCCCGGCAGAAGAACAAGCACGCTTCCTGCTTGCCGGTATCTGGGGGCTGGTGACCTACATTGTTGTCGATGGTATTGGTGCCGTGTTTGGCGACGAGGAGAGTGCGACCGAGGTGGCCAAATCCGGTCTCGCTGGTTTTGTTTATCTCGAGCTGGTCGACGCATCGTTCAGTTTCGACGGTGTAATCGGCGCTTTCGCGCTATCGAACAATATCTTCATCATTGCAGCAGGTTTGGGCATCGGGGCCATGTTTGTCCGCGCGATGACCATTTTCCTGGTGGATAAAGGCACCCTGACGCAATATCGCTATCTGGAACATGGCGCGTTCTGGGCGATCGGGATACTGGCCGCCATCATGTTGTTATCCACCATCGTTCATGTGCCGGAGGCGGTGACCGGTGGGCTGGGGGCGGGCCTGATCGTCTTGGCGCTGATCTCGTCGATTTTGCATAACCAACGGGTGCGCAGCCGATAA
- the rplS gene encoding 50S ribosomal protein L19, translating to MNLIQQLEQEEIARLNKTIPEFAPGDTVIVQVKVKEGNRERLQAYEGVVIAKRNRGLNSAFIVRKISSGEGVERTFQTYSPLVASIEVKRRGDVRRAKLYYLRDRSGKSARIKEKLPARKVVQA from the coding sequence ATGAATCTGATTCAACAACTCGAGCAGGAAGAAATCGCTCGCCTGAACAAGACCATTCCTGAATTTGCACCCGGCGATACCGTTATCGTTCAGGTAAAGGTAAAGGAAGGCAACCGTGAGCGTCTGCAGGCGTATGAAGGTGTCGTAATCGCCAAGCGAAATCGCGGCCTGAACAGCGCGTTCATCGTGCGCAAGATTTCGTCTGGCGAAGGCGTTGAGCGTACTTTCCAGACCTACTCGCCGCTCGTTGCTTCGATCGAAGTGAAGCGTCGTGGTGATGTGCGTCGTGCCAAGCTGTACTACCTGCGCGATCGTTCGGGCAAGTCGGCACGCATCAAGGAAAAGCTGCCTGCTCGCAAGGTCGTTCAAGCGTAA
- a CDS encoding AEC family transporter, whose translation MNPTLILLPDFALILFGYGLRRSAQFDDAFWRGIEKFIYFVLFPPLLFRALVKAHLDFVASTPMLLAGLGFTAFGLMLGYIARPYLKLSPASFASGIQAAFRFNSYVGFAIIGTLDGQAGIAAIALLFGLMIPLVNIVSVSLLAHHAQGNILRELASNPLIGGIIVGLACNLAGIAPPYWVMHAIGALADAALPMGLISVGAGLRFSTWSRHPGVIAYWSGIKLVAVPACASLLVSWLDISAVYRDAALIMSTLPAATSCYILAVRMGGDGILAASLVTATTLGGMLSIPLWLAYWY comes from the coding sequence ATGAACCCAACACTCATTCTACTCCCCGATTTTGCACTGATTCTGTTCGGTTACGGTCTGCGGCGATCCGCCCAGTTTGACGACGCATTCTGGCGCGGTATCGAGAAGTTCATCTACTTCGTTCTCTTTCCGCCACTGCTGTTCCGCGCACTGGTCAAGGCACACCTCGATTTTGTGGCGAGTACCCCCATGCTGCTCGCCGGCCTCGGCTTCACGGCCTTTGGCCTGATGCTGGGGTATATCGCACGCCCTTACTTGAAATTGTCTCCGGCGTCGTTTGCCTCAGGCATTCAAGCTGCGTTTCGCTTCAATTCCTATGTCGGCTTTGCCATCATCGGCACTCTGGACGGCCAGGCCGGGATTGCCGCGATCGCCTTGCTGTTCGGGCTGATGATCCCGCTGGTCAATATCGTCTCAGTTTCCTTGCTGGCCCATCACGCCCAAGGCAATATCCTGCGGGAGCTTGCGAGCAACCCGCTGATTGGCGGCATCATCGTCGGTTTGGCCTGCAATCTGGCGGGCATTGCGCCGCCCTACTGGGTCATGCACGCCATCGGTGCGCTTGCCGACGCAGCCCTGCCGATGGGCTTGATATCCGTTGGGGCTGGCCTGCGCTTCAGCACATGGAGCCGGCATCCAGGCGTGATTGCCTACTGGAGCGGGATCAAGCTTGTCGCGGTCCCTGCCTGCGCCAGCCTGCTCGTTTCCTGGCTCGATATTTCCGCCGTCTATCGTGATGCAGCGTTGATAATGAGCACCTTACCGGCAGCCACATCTTGCTACATTCTTGCCGTCAGAATGGGGGGGGATGGCATTCTCGCCGCCTCATTGGTGACAGCAACCACGCTGGGCGGCATGCTCTCCATCCCGCTCTGGCTCGCGTACTGGTACTGA
- the rpoH gene encoding RNA polymerase sigma factor RpoH: MTYAMSLPIVSDASSLEHYIQTVNSIPLLSQDEETELAERLQRQNDLEAARKMVMSHLRVVVSIARGYAGYGLPQADLIQEGNIGLMKAVKRFEPNRGVRLFSFAVHWIKAEIHEFILKNWRLVKVATTKSQRKLFFNLRSMKSGLHSLTPNEARDIATQLGVKPEEVLEMEMRMGGQDIALESHNDDGEEAYAPIDWLADEDNEPTRTIERRATDHLHGEGLEHALLSLDDRSRRIVQARWLADDGEGKTLHDLAAEFGVSAERIRQIEAKALQKMKTALMALPATL, translated from the coding sequence ATGACCTACGCGATGAGCTTGCCCATTGTTTCCGACGCCAGCAGCCTGGAACATTACATCCAGACTGTGAACAGCATTCCCTTGCTGTCCCAAGACGAAGAGACCGAACTGGCCGAACGTCTGCAGCGCCAGAACGATCTTGAAGCAGCCCGCAAGATGGTGATGTCGCATCTGCGTGTCGTGGTGTCGATTGCCCGCGGCTATGCGGGGTATGGCCTGCCTCAGGCCGACCTGATCCAGGAAGGCAATATCGGGCTCATGAAGGCTGTCAAACGCTTCGAGCCCAACCGTGGTGTTCGCCTCTTTTCGTTTGCCGTGCACTGGATAAAGGCGGAGATTCATGAGTTCATCCTGAAGAACTGGCGCCTGGTCAAAGTTGCGACAACCAAGTCGCAACGCAAGCTGTTCTTCAATCTGCGCAGCATGAAGTCCGGCCTGCATAGCCTAACGCCAAACGAAGCTCGGGACATCGCCACACAGCTCGGGGTAAAGCCCGAAGAGGTGCTGGAGATGGAAATGCGCATGGGCGGCCAAGACATCGCGCTGGAATCGCACAACGACGACGGCGAAGAGGCCTACGCGCCGATCGATTGGCTCGCCGATGAAGACAATGAGCCGACGCGAACCATCGAGCGGCGTGCCACGGATCACCTTCACGGCGAGGGGCTCGAGCATGCGTTGCTCAGCCTGGATGATCGTAGCCGCCGCATCGTACAGGCGCGTTGGCTGGCCGACGACGGCGAAGGCAAGACGCTGCACGACCTGGCGGCAGAATTTGGCGTCTCGGCCGAGCGTATCCGTCAGATCGAGGCCAAGGCCCTGCAGAAGATGAAGACTGCGCTGATGGCCTTGCCTGCGACGCTCTAA
- the xerD gene encoding site-specific tyrosine recombinase XerD: MKDSLDSLDLFCDSLLLSDGLAENTILAYRRDLTSFAIWLADIHGVGDPLRAEVVHLQDYLAHLFRDKEVKASSAARFVSSAKRFYRFYVMEGRLQIDPSLRLDPPQRVRPLPKSLGEMAVDLLLAAPDLDTPLGLRDKAMLEVIYATGLRVSELTNLKLADVDLNAGVVSAMGKGSKQRMVPLGEEAAHWIERYMRDARGLLTKPGATAALFVTVRGEAMTRQMFWTLVKKYAPMAGISATQISPHTLRHAFATHLLNHGADLRVVQLLLGHADISTTQIYTHVAKERLKRLHAEHHPRG, encoded by the coding sequence ATGAAGGACTCACTGGATTCTCTCGATCTCTTCTGTGATTCATTGCTGCTCAGCGACGGGCTGGCGGAGAACACGATTCTTGCCTATCGTCGCGATCTGACTTCATTTGCGATCTGGCTGGCAGATATTCACGGCGTAGGGGACCCATTGCGGGCAGAGGTGGTGCATCTGCAGGACTACCTCGCCCATTTGTTTCGGGACAAGGAGGTAAAGGCAAGCTCGGCCGCACGCTTTGTCTCGAGCGCAAAACGCTTCTACCGGTTTTATGTGATGGAAGGCCGGTTGCAGATCGATCCAAGCCTGCGGCTAGACCCACCTCAGCGTGTGCGCCCCTTACCCAAGAGCCTGGGTGAGATGGCCGTCGACTTGCTGCTGGCGGCCCCTGACCTGGACACCCCGCTAGGCTTGCGTGACAAGGCCATGCTGGAGGTGATCTATGCAACCGGCCTGCGGGTATCGGAGCTGACTAATCTGAAGCTGGCGGATGTGGATCTCAATGCCGGGGTTGTCAGTGCCATGGGAAAGGGCAGCAAGCAACGGATGGTGCCGCTGGGGGAGGAGGCTGCCCACTGGATTGAACGCTATATGCGGGATGCCCGGGGGCTGCTTACCAAACCTGGCGCCACGGCGGCTTTGTTCGTTACGGTGAGGGGCGAGGCGATGACGCGCCAGATGTTTTGGACCCTGGTGAAGAAGTACGCGCCAATGGCGGGTATTTCTGCGACGCAGATTTCCCCGCACACCTTGCGTCACGCTTTTGCCACCCATTTATTGAACCATGGCGCCGATCTCCGGGTTGTCCAGTTGCTACTGGGCCATGCGGATATATCGACTACGCAGATTTACACCCACGTCGCCAAGGAGCGGCTCAAACGACTCCATGCCGAACACCACCCGCGCGGTTGA